A stretch of Myxococcus hansupus DNA encodes these proteins:
- a CDS encoding O-antigen ligase family protein, translating into MPRASRSTSRFTLFAEASLAALVVVCPVALGGAASWLLWPLVTLSGAAAVLAAIGARRQGQSLRVPLLAVPLAVGAGLCAVQLVPLPASVLQVLSPEAAALREFVLVPLGLERARPISLDPSATWRELAKHLAYLLAFLATVQVCRARGSRERLLAAVALTGAGLSVVGLGHALLGVKSLFGVMPWVHAQPPLVTPFGNPNHLAGFLGLASTVGVGLAFTRRHQARAWPYALAAGASGLGVVMSLSRGGIAFFVFGQALLALLLLRRRHTSGEGASPVWARSAAALLGLLAVLMVGAYTVADGLWAEARTADSVEKLRQSKVALWPMMAEAARAFPLLGMGRGAFEAAFPRYQSEPNPNTLTHPENAVLQAAAELGALGLVLLAVAVWGFLRLLRREGLETLDLAALAGVAALGLHDVFDFSLELPACAVAALVVLGAVARPRERASEDPAWCLKPSVRVMVLGPVLTAVALVALVPGRHRLGDAEAELVTWVTSGASAHEAHARGLELVDRHPADYLLYRLMASAHAARGREGAGEALALVNRALYLAPLDASSHRVAARALLALGRSGQAFLEYRLAHEAGDVSVLLSEALPQARTLASLTVLTPEVPATAVRLLDSLVNTPGRVELALDYAHWARAHFAGQPEVAALWGREARLRIVQGNLEAAEAAWVEVERLAPDVLDTYLLRAEVLRAQGRRDEALQSLERLLARFPGNVALSFQLASQQLDAGLTRRARDTLQALAPFITDYAQRARLLSLEASCLEREGLLSRALERRQTAARLVPGADAYFAVARTQETLRRYDAAARSVHEGMRHLPASARTEARAWAARLEAAERERVESRRKTLTDDPRAEELEYLLRGHPDVDGEARDAR; encoded by the coding sequence ATGCCTCGCGCTTCCCGCAGCACCTCCCGTTTCACCCTGTTCGCCGAGGCGTCGTTGGCGGCGCTCGTCGTGGTGTGCCCGGTGGCGCTCGGGGGCGCGGCGTCGTGGCTGCTCTGGCCGCTGGTGACGCTGTCCGGCGCGGCGGCGGTGCTGGCGGCCATTGGCGCGAGGCGGCAGGGGCAGTCGCTGCGTGTGCCCCTGCTGGCGGTGCCCCTGGCCGTGGGCGCCGGGCTGTGCGCGGTGCAACTGGTGCCGCTGCCCGCCAGCGTCTTGCAGGTGCTGAGTCCAGAGGCCGCGGCCCTGCGTGAGTTCGTGCTGGTCCCTCTGGGACTGGAGCGAGCCCGGCCCATCTCGCTGGACCCGTCCGCCACCTGGCGTGAGCTGGCGAAGCACCTGGCGTACCTGTTGGCCTTCCTCGCGACGGTGCAGGTGTGCCGCGCACGGGGCAGCCGGGAGCGGTTGCTCGCGGCGGTGGCGTTGACGGGCGCGGGGCTCTCGGTGGTGGGGCTGGGCCACGCGCTGCTGGGCGTGAAGTCCCTCTTCGGGGTGATGCCCTGGGTGCACGCGCAGCCCCCGTTGGTGACGCCGTTCGGCAACCCGAACCACCTGGCCGGTTTCCTCGGGCTGGCCTCCACCGTGGGCGTGGGGCTGGCCTTCACGCGCAGGCACCAGGCTCGCGCGTGGCCGTACGCGCTGGCGGCCGGAGCGTCGGGCCTGGGCGTGGTGATGTCCCTGTCGCGTGGCGGCATCGCCTTCTTCGTCTTCGGTCAGGCGCTGCTGGCGCTGTTGTTGCTGCGCAGGCGTCACACCTCGGGCGAGGGCGCTTCGCCCGTCTGGGCCCGGAGCGCCGCGGCGCTGCTGGGCCTGCTGGCCGTGTTGATGGTGGGGGCGTACACGGTGGCGGATGGCCTGTGGGCGGAGGCGCGCACCGCGGACAGCGTGGAGAAGCTGCGCCAGTCCAAGGTGGCGCTGTGGCCGATGATGGCGGAGGCCGCGCGCGCGTTTCCGTTGCTGGGCATGGGGCGGGGCGCCTTCGAAGCGGCGTTTCCGCGCTACCAGTCGGAGCCCAACCCCAACACCCTCACGCATCCGGAGAACGCGGTGCTGCAAGCCGCGGCGGAGCTGGGCGCGTTGGGCCTGGTGCTGCTGGCGGTGGCCGTCTGGGGCTTCCTGCGCCTGTTGCGGCGCGAGGGGCTGGAGACGCTGGACCTGGCGGCGCTCGCGGGCGTGGCGGCGCTGGGCCTGCACGACGTGTTCGACTTCAGCCTGGAGCTGCCTGCGTGCGCGGTGGCGGCGCTGGTGGTGCTGGGCGCGGTGGCGCGTCCCCGTGAGCGCGCCTCCGAGGACCCGGCGTGGTGCTTGAAGCCCTCCGTGCGGGTGATGGTGCTGGGGCCGGTGCTCACGGCCGTGGCGCTGGTGGCGTTGGTGCCTGGCCGGCATCGCTTGGGGGACGCGGAGGCGGAGCTGGTGACGTGGGTCACCTCGGGGGCGTCGGCGCATGAGGCCCACGCGCGCGGGCTGGAGCTGGTGGACCGGCATCCGGCGGACTACCTGCTGTACCGGTTGATGGCCTCGGCGCACGCCGCGCGCGGGCGCGAAGGGGCGGGGGAGGCCCTGGCGCTGGTGAACCGGGCGCTGTACCTGGCGCCCCTGGATGCGAGCTCCCACCGTGTGGCGGCGCGGGCGCTGCTGGCACTGGGGCGGAGCGGGCAGGCCTTCCTGGAGTACCGCCTGGCGCATGAGGCGGGAGACGTCTCCGTGCTGCTGAGCGAGGCGTTGCCGCAGGCGCGGACGCTGGCCTCGCTCACGGTGTTGACGCCGGAGGTGCCGGCCACCGCGGTGCGGCTGCTGGACTCGCTGGTCAACACGCCGGGCCGCGTGGAGCTGGCGCTGGATTACGCGCACTGGGCGAGGGCGCACTTCGCGGGCCAGCCGGAGGTCGCGGCGCTGTGGGGGCGAGAGGCGCGGTTGCGCATCGTGCAGGGGAACCTGGAAGCGGCGGAGGCGGCGTGGGTGGAGGTGGAGCGGTTGGCGCCGGATGTGTTGGACACGTACCTGCTGCGCGCGGAGGTGTTGCGCGCGCAGGGCCGGCGCGATGAGGCCTTGCAGTCGCTGGAGCGGCTGCTGGCGCGCTTCCCGGGCAACGTGGCGCTGTCCTTCCAGTTGGCGTCACAGCAGTTGGACGCGGGGCTGACGCGGAGGGCGCGCGACACGTTGCAGGCGCTGGCGCCCTTCATCACGGACTACGCGCAGCGCGCGCGGTTGCTGTCGCTGGAGGCTTCGTGTCTGGAGCGTGAGGGCCTGCTGTCGCGGGCGCTCGAGCGGAGGCAGACGGCGGCGCGGCTGGTCCCTGGCGCGGATGCGTATTTCGCCGTGGCGCGGACGCAGGAGACGCTGCGCCGGTACGACGCGGCGGCGCGTTCGGTGCACGAAGGCATGCGGCATCTGCCCGCGAGCGCGCGGACGGAGGCGCGGGCCTGGGCGGCGCGATTGGAAGCGGCCGAGCGCGAGCGGGTGGAGTCGCGGCGCAAGACGCTGACGGATGATCCGCGCGCGGAGGAATTGGAGTACCTGCTGCGCGGCCATCCGGACGTCGACGGCGAGGCACGGGACGCGCGCTAG